AAACAACTAAATCTATTTTTTAATCTTAATCAATCATTTAACTGTATAATTAATCTGCCAGTAAATAAACATGTTCTTTTCTCTATGTAATCTGGATGTAAACTTTGCAATATTCGTCTGATCTTAAGTTCTTTACAATAGCTTTAAATGTTGCCATAACTTTAAAATTTTGGGAAACCCATCTGGGAAACTATTGGGAAACTTTCCTCCATTTCATGCATGTTTTTCGTGTATTTACTCTACTGTTATAAAATACGAAAGGATGCTATCGGTTTCCCGAAGGCATCCTAATTTGTTGATAATCAGCGGAAGAAGAGGGATTCAAACCCCCGGTACAGCTAAGCCGTACAGCGGATTTCGAGTCCGCCCCAATCGTTCACTCTGGCATTCTTCCTATTCATAAACAAAACTTGTTTTGACGAAGCAAAGATACTAAGAATAATATTATACCTCCTATCGTTTAGAGTATTTTTACAGAATAATAGTAACATTCTTCGTAATTTTGCGCCGGACGAAAAGAATTCATAAAATACATTTGGATGAAGATAATAAACTTAGAAGATTCAAATTCACTATTAAACCAATTTGTATCAGAATTGAGAGATGTAACTATTCAGAAAGATAGTTTAAGGTTCAGAAGAAATATAGAACGAATAGGAGAAATTATGGCTTATGAAATAAGTAAAGAATTTACTTATACATGTAAATCTATACAATCTCCTTTAGGAATAGCTACCATGTACCTACCCACAAATAAAATTGTGATTAGCACAATTTTACGGGCTGGACTTCCTTATCATCACGGATTTCTTAATTATCTTGATAAGGCAGAAAATGCTTTTGTATCCGCATATCGGAAATACAAAGACCGACTTAATTTTGATATACATATCGAATATATAGCCTCGCCGGAACTTACCGGTAAAACTCTTATCATCACAGATCCTATGCTTGCTACCGGAAGCTCCATGGAGTTAGCTTACGAAGCATTACTTACTAAAGGAACACCAGCTCATATTCATATAGCTTCTATTATTGCTAGTAAAGCTGCGCTCGCATACATTGAAGATAAATTTCCCCAAGCACAAACAACTGTATGGATTGCAGCTTTAGATAATGATTTAGATGAACATTCCTACATTGTTCCAGGTTTAGGTGATGCAGGGGACTTAGCTTACGGAGAAAAATTATAAAGAAAACTAAGCTTCCTGATTAAAGATTATTAATAAGCATGTTTTTAAGCATATAAAAAAAGCAATTAACTTTGTACAAATTATTCTCCGTGAAGGAATAACTAACATTAAATGATCAAAATAGTTCGTATTATATATCTACTAGCATTTCTATCTGTGCTAGTCGGAACATCTGAAGGGATTGCACAGAGTATTACAACTGCCCAAGGGGTTGTAAAAGATTCTATTACTGGTGAGCCTATATCCTATGCTTCTGTCTTATTCAAGAAATCAACTATCGGTACTATGACTGATGACAACGGTGAATTTTCCCTTGAAAATAATAAAGGTTTTACAACTCTGGAAATCACTTGTTTAGGATATAATAAGAAACAAATAGATTTAAAACCAGGCTCTAAAAATATAAATCTGGAAGTTTTATTAAAGCCTACTTCTTTTGCAATTCAAGAAGTTATTATAAAACCTAAAAAAGAAAAGTATTCTAAAAAAGATAATCCTGCTGTAGAATTAATAAAGAAAGTAATTGAACATAAAGAGGATAATCGAATAGAAGCCAAGCCAGAATATAAAACCGAAAAATATGAAAAACTTACTCTTTCTCTGGACAATTTTAATCCCAATCTAGACAAAAACAAATTCATGAGAAAGTTTAAGTTCATCAAAAATTATCTAGACACTTCGGAATTTAGTGGTAAACCGATCCTTACTATTTCTGTAAGAGAGACTTTATCAGATATTTACTATAGAAAAAATCCTCATGCTCTGAAGACATTTATAAAGGCTAAACGTTTACAAGGCATAGACGAAACAATGGATGAGGGGGGAATTACTACTAACCTAGAAGAAATATTTCAAAGTATCAATGTCTTCGACAATAATATTAATTTATTATTAAATAGATTTGTAAGCCCTCTCTCCTCTAACTTAGCAACGTCCTATTATAAGTACTACATTATGGATACCGTAATGATAGGAAATGATAAATGTATTGACCTAGGTTTCGTTCCGTTTAATAGTGAAAGTTACGGATTTACCGGGAGGCTTTATATTACTACCGACGGAAATTATTCTTTAAAAAAAGTACAATTGAATGTCCCGATTAATATCAATCTTAATTTTGTAGAAAAACTCCGTATCACTCAGGAGTTTAAACAATTGCCAGACAGTACATGGGTCTTAGGAGAAGAAAACACACTTGTAAATTTTGCCTTGGCAAAGGGAACTCAGCCTTTATATGCCCATCAAGTACGAACCTATGAAAAATATGATTTTACTTCACAACCCGATTCTATTTTTAAGCAATTAGGCAGTGATCTAGTCTTACCGGATGCGGTAAATAAGACAGACACTTTTTGGGTTAGCAACAGACATATTCCCTTAAAAGAGAAAGAAAATGCCTTAAAAGATTTGCTTACTCAGCTTAGGAAAGTACCTGCATTTAATGCAATTATTAAAACTGCAGAAATTCTTATTTCAGGATATATTCAAACCGGGAAATCCCGTAATACAAGTAAATTTGACTTTGGCCCAATGAATACTACGTTTGGGGGAAACCGTATTGAAGGATTTCGTATGCGTATCGGTGGGATGACTACGGCAAATATGAACGATCATTTATTCGGAAGTGGATATTTAGCTTATGGAAGTAATGATAGGAAATTTAAATATAATGGAAAGGTAACTTGGTCGTTCAACAAAAAAGCTTATCACGAAGGAGAATCCCCGGTTAATAATCTGTCATTGATGCATGAATATGATTTATATACTCCCGGACAAAATTTCTTGTATACTAGTAAAGATAATATTTTCGTTGCTATTAAAGTAGGGATGCCTATTACAAAAATGTCTTATATCCGTAAAACCATGCTTTCTTACGAAAAAGAATGGCTAAACAATTTCACACTTAAGACGTGGATGGTACATCAGAACGATCAACCTACGGGAACGTTGGAGTATATTCCTAACATAGATGGCGGTAGTATACCTTTAAAAAGCATTACAACCTCAGAACTAGGATTACAATTGCGCTTTGCCCCACATGAAAAAGCATATAACGGCCGAGCAGGAAAAGAGTCTGTTTTTAATTTGGCCAAAGACGCGCCTGTTTTCAAACTGTCGCATCAAATAGGATTTAAAGACCTTTTAGGAGGGGATTATGATTACAATCATACTGAGTTCTCAGCTCAAAAAAGAATATGGTTATCTTCGTTCGGACATATCGATGCTGTTGCTAAGGCTGGTAAAGTATGGAGTAAAGTTCCCTTTCCTCTTTTGATCCTACCTAATGCCAATCAATCTCTTACTATTCAACCTGAATCCTTTCATGTTATGAATGCTCTAGAGTTTGTAGCCGACCAATATGTTTCTTGGGATATGACTTATTATTTGAAAGGATGGATATTGAACCGTATTCCTGGTGTTAATTGGTTAAAATTACGCGAAGTAGTTTCTTTTAGCGGCATTTACGGAGGATTAACAGACAAAAATAATCCGAATAAAACACCAGGATTGTTCTTGTTACCTGACGGTACGGAACCGCTAGGGCACACTCCTTATATGGAAGCCAGCGTTGGCCTAGAAAATATCTTCAAAATATTAAGAATAGATTATTACCGTCGCCTTACTTATTTGGATAAGCCTGGAATAAAAAAAGGCGGAGTAAGAATTATGCTTCGATTCTCATTTTAAGTAAGCCCCATGCATCAAGAGAAATTAACACACCATCCGAATGTTTGGGCACTTACTCCTTTAGCAGTATTTCTCATCTCCTATTTAGTAGTCTCTATTGCTGCGG
The genomic region above belongs to Parabacteroides pacaensis and contains:
- the upp gene encoding uracil phosphoribosyltransferase, which produces MKIINLEDSNSLLNQFVSELRDVTIQKDSLRFRRNIERIGEIMAYEISKEFTYTCKSIQSPLGIATMYLPTNKIVISTILRAGLPYHHGFLNYLDKAENAFVSAYRKYKDRLNFDIHIEYIASPELTGKTLIITDPMLATGSSMELAYEALLTKGTPAHIHIASIIASKAALAYIEDKFPQAQTTVWIAALDNDLDEHSYIVPGLGDAGDLAYGEKL
- a CDS encoding DUF5686 and carboxypeptidase-like regulatory domain-containing protein encodes the protein MIKIVRIIYLLAFLSVLVGTSEGIAQSITTAQGVVKDSITGEPISYASVLFKKSTIGTMTDDNGEFSLENNKGFTTLEITCLGYNKKQIDLKPGSKNINLEVLLKPTSFAIQEVIIKPKKEKYSKKDNPAVELIKKVIEHKEDNRIEAKPEYKTEKYEKLTLSLDNFNPNLDKNKFMRKFKFIKNYLDTSEFSGKPILTISVRETLSDIYYRKNPHALKTFIKAKRLQGIDETMDEGGITTNLEEIFQSINVFDNNINLLLNRFVSPLSSNLATSYYKYYIMDTVMIGNDKCIDLGFVPFNSESYGFTGRLYITTDGNYSLKKVQLNVPININLNFVEKLRITQEFKQLPDSTWVLGEENTLVNFALAKGTQPLYAHQVRTYEKYDFTSQPDSIFKQLGSDLVLPDAVNKTDTFWVSNRHIPLKEKENALKDLLTQLRKVPAFNAIIKTAEILISGYIQTGKSRNTSKFDFGPMNTTFGGNRIEGFRMRIGGMTTANMNDHLFGSGYLAYGSNDRKFKYNGKVTWSFNKKAYHEGESPVNNLSLMHEYDLYTPGQNFLYTSKDNIFVAIKVGMPITKMSYIRKTMLSYEKEWLNNFTLKTWMVHQNDQPTGTLEYIPNIDGGSIPLKSITTSELGLQLRFAPHEKAYNGRAGKESVFNLAKDAPVFKLSHQIGFKDLLGGDYDYNHTEFSAQKRIWLSSFGHIDAVAKAGKVWSKVPFPLLILPNANQSLTIQPESFHVMNALEFVADQYVSWDMTYYLKGWILNRIPGVNWLKLREVVSFSGIYGGLTDKNNPNKTPGLFLLPDGTEPLGHTPYMEASVGLENIFKILRIDYYRRLTYLDKPGIKKGGVRIMLRFSF